The Tessaracoccus flavus genome includes the window GATCCAGTGGGCTCGGCCGTCCACCTCCGTGAGGGTGGCCGCCGAGCGCACCCCGACGAACGAGTAGCGCGACCACACCCCCGCCTCGGCGGACTCGAACAGGAAGGTGCCCTCGCGGTCCCCGCACAGCAGGTCGTAGAGGGCGACGGGGGTCAGGTCGTCGGCGAGCAGCCTGGCGTGGACGCTGATCACGCGGCGACCGCTGGCCAACTCGGTGAACTCCTCCAGCGATGGCGTGATCCTCATGCCGTCGGCTCCAGGGCGGTGAAGAAGCAGGTGCGGTTGCCCGTATGGCAGGCGGCCCCGGTCTGCCGGACCTGGACCAGCAGCGTGTCGCCGTCGCAGTCCTCGTGCACCGAGACCACCTCCTGTGTGTTCCCCGAGGTCTCGCCCTTGACCCAGTACTCGCCCCGGGAACGCGACCAGTAGGTGGCGCGTCCGGTGGCGAGCGTGCGCCGCAGCGCCTCCTCGTCCATCCAGGCGAGCATGAGCACCTCGCCGGAATCGGCATCCTGGGCAATCGCGGGCACGAGGCCGTCGGCGTTGTAAACGGGCATGCCCACATTCTGCCAGCGCCTAAGCTTTGGCCATGACCTTCGCCAAGCGCCAGCGTGCCGCCATCCTCGACCTCATGACCGACGTCGGACCCTTCGCACCGACGAGGTGCGGCGGCTGGCAGGTCCAGGACCTCGCCGCGCACCTGTACATCCGCGAGCACCGGCCAGCGGCACTGCCGGGGATCGGGGTCGACCGCTTCGCGGGACTCACGGAGCGGATCCAGCGCGAGGAGTTGCACAGCCGCGGATTCACCGGCCTCGTGGAGGCGCTGCGTCGCCCCGGCTGGATCATGCGCCCGCTGGACAAACTCGTCAACACCAGCGAATTCTTCATCCACCACGAGGACGTGCTGCGGGCCAACGGACGCTCGCAGACGCTGACGCCCGCCGAGCAGCAGGAGCTGTGGCCGATGGCGAAGGTGCTGGCCCGCAAGGCCCAGGCGGGCGCCCACCTCAGAGTCGTCCTCCGCCGGACCGACACGGGCGACGAGGTGCCGATGGGGAGCGGCGACCGCACCGTCCACGTCAGCGGCCTGCCCTCGGAACTGCTGCTGCACCTCAGCGGCCGAGACGCCGACGTCGACATCACGGGAGAGCCGGAGAGCGTCGACGCCTGGCGGCGATCCGTGGGAAGCCTGTAGCCGAAGGTCGTCAATCGCCCCGAATCCCTGCGACGGGCCGCGACTGCCGGAATGATGGTGTATCAGGCAAGGCCCGGTCGGCTCCTGAGAGCCAGACCCGTCCCCCGGCCCGGAGGTATCCATGTCGCTGTCAATGCCGCGCGTTCTCGATCCACTGACGTCCGATCCGCTGCCCGGCGGTCGCCCACCCCGACCCGTCGGCTATCTGGGCGACTCCATCCTGGTGCGCGGTCGGCCTGGGCGCGACGACCGCGCGGCCGTCGCGGTGCTGCGTGAGGCGGCGGCGCAACTGGGGTGGTCGGTCGAACCGGCCGACCCCAAGTCCGTAGTCACTGAACGGTTGCGCGCGGACGAACGCGCGTCCTCAGTGCTGGAGGGTGCCTGGGTCAGCGACTACCGCATCCGCTCCGCCGACGGTCCGCCACCGGACGCCTGGAGCGTCCTGGCTTTGGCCCGACGGCTCCACCCCGAGGCCGCCACTGGGCTCCAACTCAACCACCTGCTGAGCCTGCAACCCTCCTACCAGGGCATGCCGTACTACGTCTCGATGCCGTACTACGTGTCCATGCCCTACTACGTCTCGATGCCCGCCGCGTCCGAGTACTCGTCCCCTGGCTCCGGTGGCCGCACGCCGGTCTCGCTGGTGTTGCCGGATCCTGCGCTCAGGGCACGCACCCTCCGGCGGCGACCCGTGGTCGTCGTGCCGGACACCGCGCTCGGCTCGCACCCGTGGTTCCAGGACCCGACCACCGCCACCGGCGAGGTCTACGCCTACGGGTTCCGGCTCGGCATCGGCGGCGACCTCCCCTCAGCCGCCCCCATCCCGCCCGCCAACCCCCTCGACGGCCGGGTCCGCTCCCACGCCGGCCACGGCACCTTCATCGCCGGCCTCATCCGTCAGCTGTGCCCGGAGGCACGGATCGAGGTCATCGCGCTCATCGACGATGCGGGCACGATGCCCGAAGCGGTCCTCATCCAGGTGCTCGCGCTGCTGCTGTTGCGGCACCTCGACGCCCAGGCCGGCGGGAACGTGGACGAATTGATCGACGTCATCTCCCTGTCTCTCGGCTACTACCACGAGGACCCCGACGACGCGGCTGAGGATGCCCCGCTGCGACGGGTGCTCGCGCTCCTGGCTGGTGCCGGCGTCGCCGTCGTTGCGTCGGCGGGCAATCAGGCCACCACCGACAAGCTGTTCCCCGCCGCCTTTGCCGAGCAGGTGTCCGGGCTTGATCCGGGCCGGGTGCCGCTGGTGAGCGTTGGAGCGCTCAACCCGGATGGGACGGTGGCGTATTTCTCCAACGCCGGCCAGTGGGTCACCTGCCACCGCCCGGGGGCGGCCCTGGTCAGCACCGTGCCCGACGATCTGGACGGCGACCTGCAGCCGCGGGCACGGCTCGCGGCCGTCGGCGAGAAGCGGGCCACCATCGATCCGGAGAACTTCACCGGCGGCTTCGCATCCTGGTCCGGCACCTCCTTCGCAGCTCCGGTTCTGGCTGGCCAGCTGGCGGCCCGGATCGCCCAGCACCGGCTGGCGCCGCTGCCGGAGGCCAAGGCCTGCCTGGCCCGCGGCTGGGACGCCGTCACAGACGAGCTGGGGTGGGTCCGATGAGCGCCCCCGCTACGTCGTCGCTGTCCGGACAGGCTGCAGCGGCCTTCGCCGCGTACCGCTCGGGCGAGACGGGTCGGATGAGCGAGCTGGTCTCGCTGCTGACGCCCGCACTGTGGGCGGTTGCCCGCTCCGCCGGGCTCGACAGCGCCAAGGCCGAGGATGTCGTCCAGTCGGCCTGGGAGGCACTCGTCCGCAAGGCCGACACGATCGACGACCCTCAGGCCGTCTTCGCCTGGCTGCTGACCACCACGCGACGCGCGGCTTGGCGCGCGGCCGGGGCGCGACGCGAGGAGCCGTTGGTCGAGGACTCCCCCGCACCCACCCCCACGCCGGAGACGATCGTGCTCGACGAGGACCGGGGGCTGAGGCTCTGGCGCCACGTCAAGGCACTCAGCCCCCGCTGCCAGGCCCTCATCCGCGTCATCGCGTTCGCGCCCACCCCCGACTACGCCGCCATCTCGGCGGCGCTCGGCATGCCGGTGGGATCCATCGGCCCGACGCGAGGGCGCTGTCTGGCGGCCCTGCGCGCCGCCCTCGCCGACGACCCCGCCTGGAGCCTCTCATGAACGACTACGCCGCGGACGCCCCCCTCGACGCCGACGACGAGCGCCTGCTCGCAGCGGTTGCCTCCGCCCAGTTGGAGCACGACCCCGTCCCGGACGGGCTCATCGACCGGCTCATGTTCGCTGTGTCCCTGGAGATCATGGAGGCGGAACTCGCCACCCTCGAATCCCGGGATCTGGCCACAGTCCGATCGATCGATCCGGTGGTCGTCGACACCATCACGTTCACCGCCTCCACCACGAGCTTCATGGTCTCGCTCTCCGAGTCCGACGGGGGGGTCCGGATCGATGGCTGGGTCACCGGGGGCGGCGTCGAGGTCGAGCTGCGGGCGGGCGCTCTCCGCCTCAGCCGCGTGAGCGATGCGACGGGTCGGCTCACCTGGGAGCATGTCCCGCACGGCCCAGTGCGTTTCCTCATCCAGCCGTCGCGGCCCGGCCAGCGACCCGTCGTGACGCCGACGATCGAGGTCTAAGTGGCGGAGCCGGCGCAGGATCTGTACGAGTTGGGCCGTTCGGCGCTCGCGGAGCACCGAACGGCCGACGCGCGCGCCCTGCTGGTGAAGGCGGCCGCCCGCTGCCCTCCGGACCACCTTGAGCTCTCCTTGCGGATCCGCATCTCGCTGGCCTGGACCGTCTACGACGAGCGAGGTCCGGACGCGGCGCTCCGCTCGCTGTCGGAGGCACGTCGGACCGCACACCGGGCGGGACTCACCCATCTCGCGGCGGCTGCGACGGTCCAGATCGGGACGGTGCACGCCAGGTCCGGCGATCTCGGTGCCGCGTGGCGCTGCCTGCGCGAGGTGGCCGACGACGACCTGCCCGCCCCGGACCGGATGAGGATGCTGCTCAACCGAGGAACGCTCGCCTCCGAGCTGCGCCACTTCGACGACGCCGTGGCCGACCTGCAGTCGGCGAGCCTGCTGGCCCGGGACCTGGGTGAGTCGGCCATCCACTTCATGGCCCGCCACAACCTGGGCTGGGTGCAGTTCCTCCGCGGGGACCTGCCCGCCGCGCTGCGTCACATGCACGACGCGGAATCGCTCCATCCGCTCCTCGATCTTTCCGTGTCCCGGCAGGACCGGGCGAGGGTCCTGCTGGAGGCCGGGCTGGCGGATGACGCGCACCGCCTGCTGCTGCTGGCCCGCGACGGTCAGCCCACCGCCCAACGGCGGGCGGAGGTTGACATCGATCTGGCCCGCTGCGCGCTGCTCCTGGGACGAGCCGACGATGCCCGGGAGCGGGCCCGCGCAGCGGCCGCGGTCTTCCGACGGCGGAACCAGGCCGGATGGCACAGACGCGCGGCGCTCGTCGGGCTCCTCGCCCGACCGCGTCTGGGGGCCGCCCGCCGACTGTGGGCCGACGCCCGCGAGGCCGGCGATCGTGGCGTGGCGTTGAGGGCCGCCGCAGCTGGATTGATGGCACCCAATCCCGGCGGCGCGGACCGCACGGACCTCACCGCATACGCGGCGCAGCTCACCCGCTCCCCCACCGTCTCACTGCGTCTGGCGGGGCTCCTGGCCCTCGCTGCGGCCGCGGAGGATGCGGCGGTGGCCAGACGGTTTCTGCGCCGCGCCAGCTCGACGCTGGTCAGGGCTCAACTCGGGCTCGCCAGCCTGGATCTGCGAACCGCGACCGCCCTGCACGGGGAGGCCGCCGCAGCCCTGGACATCGAACTGGCGGCGGACCTCGGCCCCGACGCGCTGGTCGAGACGACCGAGCGGTGGCGGATGGCCACCCGACCCTCCCCTCAGGTGCGTCCACCCACCGATCCGCGGCTCGCCGAGGCCGCCTCGACGCTGCGCAAACTGCGCGCGGAGTTCGATCCGGCGGCGCCGGACGCGCCCACCGTGGCCGCGTCCATCGCCGGCGCGGAGCACGAGGTGCGAGCTCTCACCTGGGGGGCCCCGCGCGCCCAACCCCCCCTGCCCGGCATCATGAGTGCGGGCGCTCTGCGCAGGGCCGCCCGCAGCGCCGGAGCGACCATCGTGGTGACCGTGCGCCGTGGTGACCACATCGATGCTGTGCTCCTGGGCGAGGGGCCCACCCACACGGTGCATCTCGGCTCCGCGGCGGCCCTGATCGAACTTGTCGAGGCCGTCCACGCGGACCTGACGGTGCGGGCACGGCTAGGGCCGGCTCATCCGCTGGCCGCCACTGTGCGGTCCTCGCTGAACGCCCGACTGCATCAGCTCGGCCAGGCCGTCGCCGCCCCGCTGGCGGACCGGAGCGGCCCCCTGGTGATCGTCCCGACGCGCGCGCTGACGGGCGTCCCGTGGCTGGCGCTGCCCCACCTCGCCGGACGACCCGTGACCGTCTCCCCCACCGCCTCGAGCTGGGCCACCGGGGCGCGCACCGTCTCAGACCCGACGGCCGAGGTGCTGACCGGCCCCGCCCTCGAGCTGGCCGCCGAGGAGGCCAGGGCGGTCAGCACCGCCTGGAACGCCTCCGCGGCAGACGCTCTGCCGTCGGCGCTGGCCGCCGCCGACCTCGTCCACGTGGCGGCCCACGGCGAGCACCGCGGCGACAACCCGTTGTTCTCGAGCCTCCTGCTCGACGGAGGGCCGGTGTTCGCCCACGAACTCGAAGGCCTGCCCATGCGGGCCAGCCATGTGGTGCTGTCGGCGTGCGAGGTCGGGCGGGCCACCCAGCGTCCCGGAGACCAGCCGCTGGGGTTCACCGCCACCCTGCTGTGCGCGGGGGTGGTCTGCGTCGTCGCGCCGGTGGCCCCGGTCGACGACGCGCTGGCGGCCCAGGTCATGGCCGCCTATCACGAGAAGCTCCGCACCGGCGTCGATGCCGCTACCGCCCTTGCGCTCGCGACCGCGGGTGATCCCGCAGCCGGAGCCTTCACCTGCTTCGGCGCCCCGTGGCGGGTAGCGCTCTGACGTATCACGGAGCCGCCTGGCCGCTCCTGGAGGGGTAAGGGCGCAGAGAGCGCCCCCACCCCACGAGGAAGGCGCAACCATGGTCCAGGCAATGGGTCCGACTTATGCAGGTGGCACGCAGCCCATCACCAAGGATGGCTACGACGTGCTCTATCTGCCCGACGTCAACAACCGGGAGCTCATCGCCCAGGGCGAGGCGCCGGTCTTCTACTACATCCCTAACCGCATCCGGATGGCCCGCAAGGAAGGCCCCGACAAGGGCGACTACCTGTTCAACCTCGTCCGCTTCGCCGGGACGGGCGGCGAGGGTGTGATCGGCGGCGGTGGCGACGTCGCCGGCGGCATGATGACCTTCTCCGTCACCGGCGCCCTGCCGGAAACCACCAGGCGGCAGGCCGAGGGCGAGATCACGGCGAAGTTCAGCGAGAGCACCGACGTCTTCTGGGGGCTCAAGTCCACCCGCAAGCCGCCCATGTTCCGGCCCGCGATCATCGCCCAGACCACCACGAGCGTGTCCAACATGTCGCCCACCGAGCAGGGCTTCCCGACGCTCGATCCGGGTGAGACCCGCGGCCCCTCGAGAGGATTCAGAACCCTCGGCATGCCGAGGACCAAGGCACACACCCGCGACGCTGAGCCCGGCGCCACCGACAGCAACCTGGACCCGTGGTACTGCATGATGCAGGGCCAGGGCAGCGGGTCGATCGACCCGACCGGCACGCACGCCTTCTCCGGCCTGCTCGGCAAGTACCCCGCCTCCATCGCGTGGGCCGCCTTCCACGGCGGGGCCAGCCCGCTCATCGTCATCCAGAACTTCAAGCTCAAGGTCTGGTCGCCGGTGTGCACGATCAAGATCGACGGGAACTGGGACTCGGTGTTCCAGCACTTCTCCGCGGCCGCGTCCGGCCGCTACCTGTGGGCCAAGGTGGATGCGCAGGCCGAGTTCAACAAGATGCGCAAGTCCGGCAAGATCACCGTCGACGTCAAGGTCGACACCACCCTGCCCGGGGCGGGCGAGATCGCCAAGCAGATGGACGAGCGCTCCGACCTGGTGTTCAACAAGTTCATGGAGATGGCGCAGAAGACGATCTTCGATCAGCCCGCACCCCAGGTCGAGGCCGCGAAGGCCGAGTCCGGCAACAGCTTCTTCTCTCCGTGGGGGGTCGGACTCTCGCTCAAGTATCGGCGCGACGAGAACCACCTCGACCTCCACTACGAGGAGACCAAGCAGTTCGCCTACCTCCAGGACCACACCGTGGCCAGTTCCCTGGCGGGGATGGGCGACGAGATCACGGCCGATGCGGAGGCGGAGCGGAAGTACTTCATGACGGTCTACCTCGACGACTGGCCCCAGCGGCTCGCCCGCGTGGTGCGCCCGGTCGCCAGCTGGGACGACAAGACCGTGCAGTTCCTCTCCGTCCAGGTCGGCTATCCCAACACCACCGGCGAACTCAACTGGGCCGGGCACAGCTTCACCGGCTCCGACGGCAACGACCCGACGTGGAAGTTCCAGACGGCCAAGAAGGTCGCCGGCGACGTGAGCAACGCGCCCGACGGCTGGACCCCCGACCTCACCTACGTCAAGCGCAAGGTCCACCTGGCCGAGCCCCCGAGCGAGACGCTCGACCCGTTCCACCGGGTGCAGATCGAACGCAACGTCATCGACCTCGACCCGGAGCCCAACGGCACCCTGCTGAACGACACCACCCTCGAGGTCCGCGCCGACAACGCCGGCCGCATCGCCGTCGGCCCGATCGGCCTTGGCGTCATGCTGGAGGACAAGTCCCAGACCGTCGAGGTGGTCATCGAGGCCACCGATCGGGATTACGAGCCCCTCGGGATGCCTCCCGTCCGGTTCCGCTGGGGCTTCGACGACCTCGACGCCGACCGTAGTTGGACGGTGTTCTCGGGCGACCCGGAGATGCTCCCGTACTACCGCTACAAGGTGACGGCCACGGTCAAGGGCACGCTGTTCCGCAAGGGGCAGTCCTGGACCGGCCCGTGGGTGACGGCCAACGGCAACGGCCCCCTCATCGTCGATGTCCCCCCGCCCGACGGCGAGGGCGTGGTGACGCGAGCGCTGGTGGATGAACGGGTGCGCAAGCTCCGCGAGCTGGCGGCACCGACCGAGGCCCCAGCCGCCCCCGAGGAGGCGTCCGAATATCTCCCGGAGTCCGCGCCCGACGACGGGCCGGCGTCCCGGAGCACGGCCGCTCCGACCGAGTTCCTCTCCTACACCCTCTGAGGTACCTGCCATGTCCAGCATCGCCCAGGTGCGCCGCCTACCGACCGGGAGCCCCGGCCTCTCGGTGAGCTTCCTGCTCGCCCGCACGCCAGCCCCGCACGACCGGATCTCCGACCTCGTCCTCAGCGCGACGGTCGCCGTCGAACTCAGCGTGGACCTGCCCGGGCTCGGCTGGGTCGGCTTCCGGCTGGACACGGCGGAGGGAGCCTCCGCGCAGGCGACCGGGCCCTTCGGGACGGCCGCCCTCGCGACCACGCTGGTGGGCGATGAGGCGCGCGAACTCCTCCTCGCTCTGGCAGGCGGAGCCGCCGGGCCGATGCTGCACGTGCGGGTCCGGTTCGCCGACGGTCGGCTGCGCGACGGGGCCGAGCCCCTCGCCCAGCTCATCCGGTCAGCGGCGGGCGATCGGCTGGCCGATCACGTGCGCCTCGTCACCGCCGAGGGCGGCGAGCTCACCGATGTACCGCCGGCGCGACCCGCCCGCACCAGGGGCGGTGGTCGCGACCTGCTGCTGCTGCGCAAGGACCAGGCGCTTCCCATCACTCAGGTGGTGCGGCCCAAGGCCGTCCAGGCCATCCGGCACGACCTGCTCCTGGCCGTCGGCTTGAAGGCGCAGGAGTCCGGCCCCATCCTCGACGGCTCCGCGCTGCTGCAGGACCGCGACGGCGCGTCGCGTTGGTTCATCCCCGAGCTGACGCTGGTGCTGCCCGAGCCCGGGGCTGACCCGGACGCCTCACCGTTCAGCTTCAGCCTCGTCCCGGCGGGCCACCAGGCCGACGGGTCTCCGGGCATGGAGGCCACGATCGTGCTGACGCTGGCGGCCGGCCGCTCTGCCGCCACCACCGAGGCGTGGGAGGGCGCAGGCCGGCCCGCGGCCCGCCCGATCCCGGTGGAACCCCGGATCGGGTTGCGCATTCCGCTGCGCAACGAGCAGGGCGTGGGCAGCGAGGAGATCATCACCGCGAGCAACGTCCGCGTCGACGGGGCGCTCGGCGAGGAGGGCTCCACCCTGACCGCCACCTTCGCCCTGCGTGACACGTGGGCCCGGCTGGCGTACGGGGCGCTCTCCACGCCCGGATTCCAGGATCGCCCGGCGTCGCTGGATGTCACGTTGTCCTACAGCGGCTGGCGGCGCGAGACCACGCCCACGCGGCGCGAGACCGTCTCCGGGACGAAGCTCATCGGACTGCGCCGACCGGACAACATCGCCAAGGCGCTGCCCGCAACGCAGATCATGGGGATGGCCAAGGCCAAGATCGGGCTCACCCCGGCGCTGGCCACGCTCGACGTGGGACTGCTCAAGCAGTTCCGGCAGTCCCGGTTCGTCCGGCTCATGACCGCAACCACCCAGAGCCTGCCCGTGCTGGTGCCCTGCGCGGAGCACGGCCAGCTCTACCGTCAGCACGGCCCCTCGGGCTGGGAGTCGGTGGGGTGCCAGCCCGCGCTCCGCCTCGGCCAGGCCGAGCACCGGGTCTGGCAGCCGGAACCCGCCGCCAGCGTCGCCGGCGCGCGCGTGTTCAGGTCGCTGACCCAGCCGGGCCGCTTCCTGGTCGTGGCGGCGGGCCACGCCATCGGGCGCTACGGGGCCGACGAGCCCGACCGCGCGTACGAGCCAACCCTCCTGCTCACGTCGACGATCGACGTCGACGATCCGGCGAACATCCGGTGCGTGCTGGCAGCCTCGCTCGAGGCCGAGCTGAGCGATGCGGAACTGGACCTGCTGAAGGCGGAGCTCAGCGCCCGCATCGGCCGTCCGGCGGACCTGGTCACCCCCTGGCAGGCGGGCCTCACCCCCGAGCTGCGCTGGGCGGCGCCCCAGGCTGTCTCCCTCGATTGTGTCGCCATCGACACCGGCTTCACGCTCGTGCTGAGCACCGACATCCCCGGGCTCCTGACCCTCAAGGCGCTGCTCCAACGATCAGGCCTGATGGGCTCGGCGCGCTACCGGCTGCCCGGCGGCGACGAGGCCATCAGCACGCTCCGCCTGGACCTCAGCCGCGTGACCGGGCCCCCCGGCGGACCCGTCACTGTCACAGCCGCTGGAGACGGGCTGACACTGACGAATCACTTGAGCCGGCGCGTCGCGGTCCACCGGATCGTCACCGACGGTGTCGTCGTCGCACAGCCGGGCGTTGTGCTCGATCCCGGCGGGGAGGCCACGGTGCAGCTCGCCACCCCGGCAGGTGGCCCGTTCCACGTCGACTCCACCGTGGAACCCGGGGCGGAGAGTCTCGATGAGACACGCAGCTACATCGAGGACCTGCATCTCGCGGTCACCTTCGTCGCCACCGGTGACCTGGCCGGCCTGACGGGGTTGGAGATCGCGGCGCAGTTCCTCGGCTCCGACGCCGAGCCCGTCATCCTCACCCGTTCGAAACGCCAGGCCGAGCGCGAGTTTGTCCTCCCACTCACCACCTACGCCGCCGACCCGGCGCTCACCTTCACCGTGTCGTCGGTGGCCGACGACGGCACCCGCGTGACCGCCTCGCCGGTCTCCTGGCCCGTCCGCACCCGCGGCGTGCTCATCCCGATCCCCAACCCCTGAGCCCCCGAAAGGACCTCATCATGACCGGTTACTCCCTCCACCTCGGCCTCAACGTGGTGGATCCGTCCCAGTACATCCCCGCTCCCGCGCCGCTGGCCGGCTGCATCAACGACGCCAGGTCGATGACCGACCTGGCCGCCTCCCAGGGCTTCAACACCCGAACGCTGCTCGACGCGGAGGCGACCTCGTGGGCACTTCTCGGAGCCCTGGGCGACCTCGCCCGCAAGGCCACCGCGGGCGACATCGCGCTCATCACGTTCGCCGGGCACGGAGGCCGGGTCACCGACCAGAACGGCGACGAGGACGACAGCACCGACGAAACCTGGTGCCTGTACGACCGCCAGGTGCTCGACGATGAGCTCTACCGCATGTGGGCCCAGTTCTCCCCGGGGGTGAGGATCCTCGTCGTCTCCGACTCGTGCCACTCGGGCACGGTGGCCAGGGCGGTGCTGGCGATCGCCGCACGCGAAGCGCTGGTGCGCAATCCGCTGGGGCAGGAGCTCTGGCCGGTCGACGTCACCGTCGCACCGCTGCGGCCCCGCGCCCTCCCGCCGAGCATGGCGGCAGCCGACTCCGAGCGGCGGCGCGACCTCTACCGCTCGGTTCAGGAACTGGCCGGCAACACCCGCAGCACCGACATCGCGGCGCAGCTGATCCTCCTGGCCGGGTGCCAGGATTCGCAGGTGGCGAGCGACGGCGACACCAACGGGCTCTTCACGGAGGCTCTGCTGCGGACCTGGTCGAACGGCTCCTTCAGCGGCGACTACCGGGCCTTCCACTCCAGGATCCAGATGCAGATGCCCCCCGACCAGGTGCCGAACTACTACACGCTCGGCAACGCATCAGCGCAGTACCAGGCCCAGAAGCCCTTCACCGTTGATCCGCCGGCCGATCCAGGCCCGAACCCGGGCGGCGGAGGTGGGCAGCCCATTCCGGCGACGGGGACGCGGCGCACCCTGCGCCAGGGCGACAGCGGCGAGGATGTGCGCTATCTGCAGCAGAAGCTGTCCGAGCACGGGGCGTGGCTGACGATCGACGGCAAGTTCGGACCGGCCACGTCGTCGGCCGTCCGGTCCTTCCAGGCGAGCAACGGATTGAGCGTCGACGGGGTCGTCGGCCCCCAGACCTGGGCGGCCCTCGAGGGCACGGGCGGCGGATCGACCGGCGGGTCCACCGGCGGCGGCACCTCCGGGGGCTGGACCGATCCGACTCCCCAGGCCTCCACGCGGCCCACGCTCAGGCGAGGGTCGAAGGGGTCGGATGTGGTCTACCTCCAGCAGCGCTTGAGTGCGCAGGGCTACTGGCTGACCGCCGACGGAAGCTTCGGTCCGGCCACCGAGTCGGCGGTCAGGAGCTTCCAGCGGAGCAACGGGCTGTCCGCCGACGGGGTCGTCGGCCCAATGACCTGGGCGGCCCTGGGCTGACTCAGGTCAGCTTGGCGAGGATCAGTTCGCGGACCTTCCCGGCGTCGGCCTGCCCCCGCATCGCCTTCATCACCTGACCGATGAGGGCGCCTGCAGCGGCGACCTTTCCGGCGCGGATCTTGTCGGCCACGTCCGGGTTCGCGGCGATGACCTCGTCGACAGCCGAGGAGAGCGCCCCCTCGTCGGAGACCACCGCGAGTCCCCTGCTCTTGACCACGTCGGCGGGCTCACCCTCGCCCGCGAGGACGCCTTCGATCACCTGACGGGCGAGCTTGTCGTTGACCTGCCCGTCATCGACGAGACCCTGGACCGCGGCAACCTGGGCAGGGGTGATGGCGAGTTCGTCCAGCTCCAACCCGTCCTGGTTCGCGCGACGCGCCAGCTCGGTCACCCACCACTTGCGCGCGGCGGCCGGCGTCGTGCCGGCGGCGACGGTCTCCTCGACCAGCGCGAGCGCACCGGAGGCGACGATCGAGTGGAAGTCGATGTCGGAGAAGCCCCATTCGCCCTGCAGGCGGCGCCGATGCTCGGCCGGCGGCTCCGGCAGGGTTTCCCGCAGCGCCTCGACCCACTCGGCGGACGGAGCGATCGGCATCAGGTCAGGCTCGGCGAAGTAGCGGTAGTCCTCGGCCTGTTCCTTGGAACGTCCCGAGCCGGTCGTGCCGGTGCTTTCGTCGAAGTGCCTGGTCTCCTGGATGACGCGGCCGCCGCCGTCGAGGATGGCTGCCTGCCTGGTCATCTCGTAGCGGATGGCCCGCTCGACCGAGCGCAGCGAGTTGACGTTCTTGGTCTCGGTGCGGGTGCCCAACACGTCTGACCCGGCCGGCATCAGCGAGATGTTCGCGTCGCAGCGCAGCGACCCCTGCTCCATCCGGGCGTCGGAGACCCCGAGCGACTTCACGAGTTCCCGCAGGTGGGCGACG containing:
- the hisI gene encoding phosphoribosyl-AMP cyclohydrolase; this encodes MPVYNADGLVPAIAQDADSGEVLMLAWMDEEALRRTLATGRATYWSRSRGEYWVKGETSGNTQEVVSVHEDCDGDTLLVQVRQTGAACHTGNRTCFFTALEPTA
- a CDS encoding TIGR03085 family metal-binding protein, giving the protein MTFAKRQRAAILDLMTDVGPFAPTRCGGWQVQDLAAHLYIREHRPAALPGIGVDRFAGLTERIQREELHSRGFTGLVEALRRPGWIMRPLDKLVNTSEFFIHHEDVLRANGRSQTLTPAEQQELWPMAKVLARKAQAGAHLRVVLRRTDTGDEVPMGSGDRTVHVSGLPSELLLHLSGRDADVDITGEPESVDAWRRSVGSL
- a CDS encoding S8/S53 family peptidase — encoded protein: MSLSMPRVLDPLTSDPLPGGRPPRPVGYLGDSILVRGRPGRDDRAAVAVLREAAAQLGWSVEPADPKSVVTERLRADERASSVLEGAWVSDYRIRSADGPPPDAWSVLALARRLHPEAATGLQLNHLLSLQPSYQGMPYYVSMPYYVSMPYYVSMPAASEYSSPGSGGRTPVSLVLPDPALRARTLRRRPVVVVPDTALGSHPWFQDPTTATGEVYAYGFRLGIGGDLPSAAPIPPANPLDGRVRSHAGHGTFIAGLIRQLCPEARIEVIALIDDAGTMPEAVLIQVLALLLLRHLDAQAGGNVDELIDVISLSLGYYHEDPDDAAEDAPLRRVLALLAGAGVAVVASAGNQATTDKLFPAAFAEQVSGLDPGRVPLVSVGALNPDGTVAYFSNAGQWVTCHRPGAALVSTVPDDLDGDLQPRARLAAVGEKRATIDPENFTGGFASWSGTSFAAPVLAGQLAARIAQHRLAPLPEAKACLARGWDAVTDELGWVR
- a CDS encoding RNA polymerase sigma factor is translated as MSAPATSSLSGQAAAAFAAYRSGETGRMSELVSLLTPALWAVARSAGLDSAKAEDVVQSAWEALVRKADTIDDPQAVFAWLLTTTRRAAWRAAGARREEPLVEDSPAPTPTPETIVLDEDRGLRLWRHVKALSPRCQALIRVIAFAPTPDYAAISAALGMPVGSIGPTRGRCLAALRAALADDPAWSLS
- a CDS encoding CHAT domain-containing protein; this translates as MAEPAQDLYELGRSALAEHRTADARALLVKAAARCPPDHLELSLRIRISLAWTVYDERGPDAALRSLSEARRTAHRAGLTHLAAAATVQIGTVHARSGDLGAAWRCLREVADDDLPAPDRMRMLLNRGTLASELRHFDDAVADLQSASLLARDLGESAIHFMARHNLGWVQFLRGDLPAALRHMHDAESLHPLLDLSVSRQDRARVLLEAGLADDAHRLLLLARDGQPTAQRRAEVDIDLARCALLLGRADDARERARAAAAVFRRRNQAGWHRRAALVGLLARPRLGAARRLWADAREAGDRGVALRAAAAGLMAPNPGGADRTDLTAYAAQLTRSPTVSLRLAGLLALAAAAEDAAVARRFLRRASSTLVRAQLGLASLDLRTATALHGEAAAALDIELAADLGPDALVETTERWRMATRPSPQVRPPTDPRLAEAASTLRKLRAEFDPAAPDAPTVAASIAGAEHEVRALTWGAPRAQPPLPGIMSAGALRRAARSAGATIVVTVRRGDHIDAVLLGEGPTHTVHLGSAAALIELVEAVHADLTVRARLGPAHPLAATVRSSLNARLHQLGQAVAAPLADRSGPLVIVPTRALTGVPWLALPHLAGRPVTVSPTASSWATGARTVSDPTAEVLTGPALELAAEEARAVSTAWNASAADALPSALAAADLVHVAAHGEHRGDNPLFSSLLLDGGPVFAHELEGLPMRASHVVLSACEVGRATQRPGDQPLGFTATLLCAGVVCVVAPVAPVDDALAAQVMAAYHEKLRTGVDAATALALATAGDPAAGAFTCFGAPWRVAL
- a CDS encoding peptidoglycan-binding protein produces the protein MTGYSLHLGLNVVDPSQYIPAPAPLAGCINDARSMTDLAASQGFNTRTLLDAEATSWALLGALGDLARKATAGDIALITFAGHGGRVTDQNGDEDDSTDETWCLYDRQVLDDELYRMWAQFSPGVRILVVSDSCHSGTVARAVLAIAAREALVRNPLGQELWPVDVTVAPLRPRALPPSMAAADSERRRDLYRSVQELAGNTRSTDIAAQLILLAGCQDSQVASDGDTNGLFTEALLRTWSNGSFSGDYRAFHSRIQMQMPPDQVPNYYTLGNASAQYQAQKPFTVDPPADPGPNPGGGGGQPIPATGTRRTLRQGDSGEDVRYLQQKLSEHGAWLTIDGKFGPATSSAVRSFQASNGLSVDGVVGPQTWAALEGTGGGSTGGSTGGGTSGGWTDPTPQASTRPTLRRGSKGSDVVYLQQRLSAQGYWLTADGSFGPATESAVRSFQRSNGLSADGVVGPMTWAALG